One Syngnathus acus chromosome 13, fSynAcu1.2, whole genome shotgun sequence genomic window carries:
- the rrm1 gene encoding ribonucleoside-diphosphate reductase large subunit, whose translation MHVIKRDGRQERVMFDKITSRIQKLCYGLNSDFVDPAQITMKVIQGLYSGVTTVELDTLAAEIAATLTTKHPDYAILAARIAVSNLHKETKKVFSEVMEDLFNYVNPLNRRHSPMISKETLDVVMEHKDRLNSAIIYDRDFSYNFFGFKTLERSYLLKINGKVAERPQHMLMRVAVGIHGQRVDAAIETYNLLSERWFTHASPTLFNAGTNRPQLSSCFLLAMKDDSIEGIYDTLKHCALISKSAGGIGVAVSCIRSTGSYIAGTNGNSNGLVPMLRVYNNTARYVDQGGNKRPGAFAMYLEPWHFDVFDFLELKKNTGKEERRARDLFYALWIPDLFMKRVESNQDWSLMCPNECPGLDECWGEDFEELYTRYEKEGRVKRVVKAQQVWYAIIESQTETGTPYMLYKDSCNRKSNQQNLGTIKCSNLCTEIVEYTSHDEVAVCNLASVALNMYVTPERTYDFKKLAAVTKVIVKNLNRIIDINYYPVPEAERSNMRHRPIGIGVQGLADAFILMRYPFESPEAQLLNIQIFETLYYAALEASCELAAEHGAYKTYPGSPVSKGILQYDMWQRTPTPLWDWALLKEKIAKHGVRNSLLLAPMPTASTAQILGNNESIEAYTSNIYTRRVLSGEFQCVNPHLLKDLTDRGLWGEDMKNQLIANNGSIQEIAEIPDDLKQLYKTVWEISQKTVLKMAADRGAYIDQSQSLNIHIAEPNYGKLTSMHFYGWKQGLKTGMYYLRTKPAANPIQFTLDKEKLKETSALTNGTAEKIPEEDVKERNTAAMVCSLENRDECLMCGS comes from the exons ATGCATGTGATTAAGAGAG ATGGCCGCCAAGAGCGTGTCATGTTTGACAAAATCACCTCGCGCATCCAGAAGCTTTGCTATGGCCTCAACTCGGACTTTGTGGACCCGGCCCAGATCACCATGAAAGTGATCCAGGGCCTGTACAGCGGCGTGACCACGGTGGAGTTGGACACGCTTGCGGCCGAGATCGCCGCCACGCTTACCACCAAGCACCCTGACTACGCCATCCTGGCGGCCCGCATCGCCGTCTCCAACCTGCACAAGGAGACCAAAAAGGTGTTCAGTGAAGTCATGGAGGACCTTTTCAACTATGTCAACCCGCTCAACCGCCGCCACTCACCCATGATCTCCAAGGAGACGCTGGATGTGGTGATGGAGCACAAAGATCGCCTCAACTCAGCAATCATCTACGACCGCGACTTCTCTTACAATTTCTTCGGCTTCAAGACCCTGGAGCGCTCGTACCTGCTCAAGATCAACGGCAAGGTGGCGGAGCGCCCGCAGCACATGCTGATGCGGGTCGCGGTGGGCATTCACGGCCAGCGCGTGGACGCGGCCATCGAGACGTACAACCTGCTGTCAGAAAGGTGGTTCACTCACGCCTCACCCACGCTCTTCAATGCCGGCACCAACAGGCCGCAGTTGTCCAGCTGTTTCTTGCTGGCCATGAAAGACGACAGCATCGAGGGCATCTACGACACTCTCAAGCATTGTGCCCTCATCTCCAAGTCGGCAGGCGGCATTGGCGTGGCGGTCAGCTGCATCCGCTCCACCGGCAGCTACATTGCCGGTACCAACGGCAACTCCAACGGCCTGGTGCCCATGCTGCGCGTCTACAACAACACGGCGCGCTACGTGGACCAGGGCGGCAACAAGCGGCCCGGTGCTTTTGCCATGTACCTGGAGCCGTGGCATTTTGACGTCTTCGACTTCCTGGAGCTGAAGAAGAACACTGGCAAGGAGGAACGCCGCGCCCGAGACCTCTTCTACGCCCTGTGGATCCCGGATCTTTTCATGAAGAGGGTGGAGAGCAACCAGGACTGGTCGCTCATGTGCCCCAATGAGTGCCCCGGCCTGGACGAGTGCTGGGGCGAAGACTTCGAGGAGCTCTACACGCGCTACGAGAAGGAGGGCCGGGTCAAGCGGGTGGTGAAGGCCCAGCAGGTGTGGTACGCCATCATCGAGTCGCAGACGGAGACGGGCACGCCCTACATGCTCTACAAGGATTCGTGCAACCGCAAGAGCAACCAGCAGAACCTGGGCACCATCAAGTGCAGCAACCTGTGCACAGAGATCGTGGAGTACACCAGCCACGATGAGGTGGCCGTGTGCAACCTGGCCTCCGTGGCGCTCAACATGTACGTCACGCCCGAGCGCACGTACGACTTCAAGAAGCTGGCGGCCGTCACCAAAGTCATCGTCAAGAATCTCAACAGAATCATTGATATCAACTACTACCCGGTGCCTGAGGCGGAACGGTCCAACATGCGTCACCGGCCCATCGGCATCGGCGTCCAAGGGCTGGCCGACGCCTTCATCCTCATGCGGTATCCCTTCGAGAGCCCCGAGGCGCAGCTGCTCAACATCCAGATCTTCGAGACACTTTACTACGCAGCGCTGGAGGCCAGCTGCGAGCTGGCCGCCGAGCACGGCGCCTACAAGACGTACCCAGGCTCGCCCGTCAGCAAGGGGATCCTCCAGTATGACATGTGGCAGCGGACACCCACACCACTGTGGGACTGGGCGCTGCTCAAGGAGAAGATCGCCAAGCACGGCGTGAGGAACAGCCTGCTGCTAGCACCCATGCCCACCGCCTCCACCGCGCAGATCCTCGGTAACAACGAGTCCATCGAGGCGTACACCAGCAATATCTACACGCGTAGGGTGCTCTCCGGCGAGTTCCAGTGCGTCAACCCGCACCTGCTCAAGGATCTCACTGACAGGGGTTTGTGGGGTGAGGACATGAAGAACCAGCTGATTGCTAACAACGGCTCCATACAG GAAATTGCTGAGATCCCCGATGACCTGAAGCAGCTGTACAAAACCGTGTGGGAGATCTCCCAGAAGACGGTGCTCAAGATGGCCGCCGACCGAGGGGCCTACATCGACCAGAGCCAATCGCTCAACATCCACATCGCAGAGCCCAATTACGGCAAACTGACCAGCATGCACTTCTACGGTTGGAAGCAG GGACTGAAGACAGGCATGTACTACCTGCGGACCAAGCCAGCCGCCAACCCCATCCAGTTCACGCTGGACAAGGAGAAACTGAAGGAGACTTCCGCCCTGACCAACGGCACCGCAGAAAAAATTCCAGAGGAAGACGTCAAGGAGCGGAACACGGCCGCCATGGTGTGCTCTCTGGAGAACAGAGACGAGTGCCTCATGTGCGGCTCTTGA